The following are from one region of the Populus trichocarpa isolate Nisqually-1 chromosome 8, P.trichocarpa_v4.1, whole genome shotgun sequence genome:
- the LOC7488388 gene encoding protein PIN-LIKES 2, whose amino-acid sequence MPGYMPALYENKMTSSGENLLTAIVPLMKLLSLTVIGLVLAHPKAQMIPRATFRLLSKLVFALFLPCLIFTELGQSITLQNIALWWFIPVNVLFSTVIGCFLGVAVVLICRPSPQFNRFTVIMTAFGNTGNLPLAIVGSVCHTKHSPFGPHCHSRGVAYVSFAQWVAVILVYTLVYHMMEPPMQYYEIVEEGTEIEEHPISDVSIPLLVEAEWPGIEEKETEHSKTPFVARIFNSISSISQTTFPDLDLAEGNSSSPRSIRCLAEPRVVRRIRIVAEQTPVQHVLQPPTLASLLAIIIGMVPQLKAFFFGYDAPLSFITDSLEILAGAMVPSVMLILGGMLSEGPKESTLGLRTTIGITVARLLVLPLCGIGVVALADKLHLLVQGDAMYRFVLLLQYTTPSAILLGAIASLRGYAVKEASALLFWQHVFALFSLSLYIVIYFKLLAYI is encoded by the coding sequence ATGCCTGGTTATATGCCTGCATTATATGAAAACAAGATGACATCAAGTGGTGAAAATCTGCTGACTGCTATAGTGCCTTTGATGAAGCTTCTCTCCCTTACTGTTATAGGATTGGTTCTTGCACACCCGAAAGCCCAAATGATCCCAAGAGCCACGTTTAGGCTGTTAAGCAAGCTAGTTTTTGCCTTATTCTTGCCTTGCTTAATCTTCACTGAGCTTGGTCAAAGCATTACGCTTCAGAACATTGCCCTTTGGTGGTTTATCCCTGTCAATGTGTTGTTTAGCACAGTCATTGGTTGCTTTCTCGGGGTGGCCGTGGTGCTTATATGTCGTCCATCACCGCAGTTTAACAGATTCACCGTTATTATGACTGCCTTTGGCAATACTGGAAATCTCCCCCTTGCCATTGTTGGATCTGTCTGCCACACTAAACATAGCCCATTTGGACCCCATTGCCACTCGAGGGGAGTGGCGTATGTCTCTTTTGCCCAGTGGGTCGCTGTGATTCTTGTTTACACCCTAGTTTATCACATGATGGAGCCTCCCATGCAGTACTATGAGATTGTTGAGGAAGGGACTGAGATTGAGGAACATCCAATTAGTGATGTTAGTATACCTCTCCTCGTAGAAGCTGAATGGCCAGGCATCGAGGAAAAAGAAACTGAACATTCAAAGACGCCTTTCGTTGCTAGGATCTTTAATAGCATCTCAAGTATTTCACAGACTACTTTTCCAGACCTTGACCTGGCTGAAGGCAATTCGAGCAGTCCTCGGTCAATTCGGTGTTTGGCTGAGCCGAGAGTTGTGAGAAGGATCAGAATTGTAGCCGAACAAACTCCTGTGCAGCACGTACTTCAACCTCCAACACTCGCTTCTCTCTTAGCTATCATCATCGGAATGGTGCCTCAACTGAaagcttttttctttggatATGATGCTCCTCTGTCTTTTATTACAGACAGTTTAGAAATTTTAGCTGGTGCCATGGTGCCTTCTGTGATGCTTATTCTTGGGGGTATGCTTTCGGAGGGGCCAAAAGAGTCTACGCTTGGTCTTCGAACCACAATTGGCATCACAGTGGCAAGGCTTTTGGTGCTTCCTCTGTGTGGAATTGGTGTAGTAGCATTGGCTGATAAGCTGCACCTTCTTGTCCAGGGAGATGCAATGTACAGATTCGTGCTCTTGTTACAGTACACAACACCAAGTGCCATTCTATTGGGAGCAATTGCCAGCCTGAGGGGTTATGCAGTAAAGGAGGCTTCTGCTCTTCTCTTCTGGCAGCATGTCTTTGccctcttctctctttcattgTACATCGTTATCTACTTCAAATTACTCGCTTATATTTGA
- the LOC7482872 gene encoding probable ribose-5-phosphate isomerase 2, which produces MAIPCPPFIGSEKLSIESGAMSPSSPSPLILTQDELKKIAAYKAVEFVQSGMVLGLGTGSTAKHAVDRIADLLHQGKLKNIIGIPTSTKTHQQAVSLGIPLSDLDSHPVVDLAIDGADEVDSNLNLVKGRGGSLLREKMIESACKKFIVIVDQSKLVAHVGASGAMPVEVVPFCWKFSQDRLQNLFDYAGCVAKLRTDNGGEKIFVTDNGNYIVDLFFKKDIGDLKVASDAILRLAGVVEHGMFLDMATTVIVAGELGITIKDK; this is translated from the coding sequence atggctATACCTTGTCCACCCTTTATTGGATCAGAAAAGCTATCTATAGAGTCAGGAGCTATGTCTCCTTCATCTCCTTCCCCGTTAATCCTAACCCAAGACGAGCTCAAAAAAATCGCCGCCTATAAAGCCGTCGAGTTTGTCCAATCTGGCATGGTCCTCGGCTTAGGCACTGGCTCTACCGCTAAACACGCCGTCGACCGTATCGCCGATCTCTTACACCAAGGAAAATTAAAGAACATTATAGGAATACCTACCTCCACAAAAACCCACCAACAAGCCGTGTCTCTTGGCATCCCTTTATCCGATCTTGATTCGCATCCCGTCGTTGATCTTGCCATCGACGGTGCTGATGAGGTGGACTCGAATCTCAATTTGGTCAAGGGGCGTGGTGGATCTTTGCTCAGAGAGAAGATGATTGAGAGTGCCTGCAAGAAGTTCATTGTTATTGTTGACCAGTCTAAGTTGGTGGCTCATGTTGGTGCTAGTGGTGCTATGCCCGTTGAAGTTGTGCCGTTTTGTTGGAAATTTTCTCAAGATAGGCTGCAAAATTTGTTCGATTACGCGGGGTGCGTTGCCAAATTGAGGACCGATAATGGGGGCGAAAAGATTTTTGTTACTGATAATGGGAATTATATcgtggatttgttttttaagaaggATATTGGGGATTTAAAGGTTGCTAGTGATGCTATTTTGAGGCTAGCTGGGGTTGTTGAGCATGGGATGTTTCTTGATATGGCAACCACTGTTATTGTTGCAGGTGAGCTTGGGATCACTATCAAGGATAAGTAG